A region from the Prionailurus viverrinus isolate Anna chromosome E2, UM_Priviv_1.0, whole genome shotgun sequence genome encodes:
- the TMEM150B gene encoding modulator of macroautophagy TMEM150B isoform X1 — translation MVWAEETIAFGEASSDEMSTPRSPFPPTLSLPTGEFQQLSRGRERGRQVRARRPGQQGPTSSSIRTETTPSTESDPWAWILRSQRSLPGWTLALPQHHPAPRPSPAPFSTSPTAPRPRTRERQREQVQDRFLTGERERERKREVRGSLLALQSPACGATCPCCLLSWPSGLSLESGLLANRAVNLTEGFPYISLCGSYPPQSCIFSQLLNMGAAMAAWICIIRYHQLRDLGAGKWFNLLILWTGLLCALGTSVVGNFQQKNQLPTHLTGAFFAFFVGNLYFWMQHLLFWWMKSLPQPGPPWIGPLRLGLCSLCTILMVTMVILHSWLLRSASAACEWAVAMLLFTLFGLFAVDFSGLDGCTLTLRPGPSLSSPPASPLSLQIPL, via the exons ATGGTCTGGGCAGAGGAAACAATTGCTTTCGGGGAAGCCTCATCGGATGAGATGTCAACACCAAGgtctcccttcccacccaccctgaGCCTGCCCACCGGGGAATTCCAGCAGCTgtccagaggaagggagaggggaaggcaaGTGAGGGCGAGGAGGCCGGGTCAGCAAGGCCCTACATCCAGCAGCATAAGGACGGAAACTActcccagcacagagtctgacccgTGGGCCTGGATTCTGAGGTCCCAGAGGAG CCTCCCGGGCTGGACTTTGGCTCTGCCACAGCACCACCCAGCTCCACGCCCGTCCCCTGCTCCCTTTTCAACCTCTCCCACAGCCCCCAGGCCCAGGACTCGGGAGCGCCAGAGGGAGCAGGTTCAGGACAG GTTCCTcactggagaaagagaaagagagagaaagagagaggttcGTGGCTCTCTACTTGCCCTGCAGAGCCCGGCATGTGGGGCTACCTGTCCCTGCTGCCTGCTTTCCTGGCCGTCTGGGCTATCACTGGAGTCTGGACTGT TGGCCAACAGGGCTGTGAACCTCACCGAGGGTTTCCCCTATATCAG CCTCTGTGGATCTTACCCCCCTCAGAGCTGCATCTTCAGCCAGCTGCTCAACATGGGAGCTGCTATGG ccgCCTGGATCTGCATTATCCGTTACCACCAGCTCCGGGACTTGGGGGCCGGAAAGTGGTTTAACCTGCTGATCCTGTGGACCGGACTCCTGTGTGCCCTGGGCACCTCCGTGGTGGGCAATTTCCAG CAAAAGAACCAGCTGCCCACGCACCTGACAGGGGCCTTCTTCGCCTTCTTCGTGGGCAACCTGTACTTCTGGATGCAGCATTTACTCTTCTGGTGGATGAAGAGcctgccccagcctgggcctCCCTGGATCGGGCCACTCCGCCTGGGCCTCTGCAGCCTCTGCACCATCCTCATGGTGACCA TGGTCATCCTCCACTCCTGGCTGCTGCGCTCGGCCTCCGCCGCCTGCGAGTGGGCCGTGGCCATGCTGCTGTTCACGCTCTTTGGCCTGTTTGCTGTGGACTTCTCCGGCCTGGACGGCTGCACCCTGACTCTCCGGCCGGGCCCCAGCCTCAGCTCTCCACCcgcctcccccctctccctgcagaTCCCCCTGTGA
- the TMEM150B gene encoding modulator of macroautophagy TMEM150B isoform X2 gives MVWAEETIAFGEASSDEMSTPRSPFPPTLSLPTGEFQQLSRGRERGRQVRARRPGQQGPTSSSIRTETTPSTESDPWAWILRSQRSLPGWTLALPQHHPAPRPSPAPFSTSPTAPRPRTRERQREQVQDRAGSSLEKEKERERERFVALYLPCRARHVGLPVPAACFPGRLGYHWSLDCFCPCSGQQGCEPHRGFPLYQSCIFSQLLNMGAAMAAWICIIRYHQLRDLGAGKWFNLLILWTGLLCALGTSVVGNFQQKNQLPTHLTGAFFAFFVGNLYFWMQHLLFWWMKSLPQPGPPWIGPLRLGLCSLCTILMVTMVILHSWLLRSASAACEWAVAMLLFTLFGLFAVDFSGLDGCTLTLRPGPSLSSPPASPLSLQIPL, from the exons ATGGTCTGGGCAGAGGAAACAATTGCTTTCGGGGAAGCCTCATCGGATGAGATGTCAACACCAAGgtctcccttcccacccaccctgaGCCTGCCCACCGGGGAATTCCAGCAGCTgtccagaggaagggagaggggaaggcaaGTGAGGGCGAGGAGGCCGGGTCAGCAAGGCCCTACATCCAGCAGCATAAGGACGGAAACTActcccagcacagagtctgacccgTGGGCCTGGATTCTGAGGTCCCAGAGGAG CCTCCCGGGCTGGACTTTGGCTCTGCCACAGCACCACCCAGCTCCACGCCCGTCCCCTGCTCCCTTTTCAACCTCTCCCACAGCCCCCAGGCCCAGGACTCGGGAGCGCCAGAGGGAGCAGGTTCAGGACAG GGCAGGTTCCTcactggagaaagagaaagagagagaaagagagaggttcGTGGCTCTCTACTTGCCCTGCAGAGCCCGGCATGTGGGGCTACCTGTCCCTGCTGCCTGCTTTCCTGGCCGTCTGGGCTATCACTGGAGTCTGGACTGT TTTTGCCCTTGCAGTGGCCAACAGGGCTGTGAACCTCACCGAGGGTTTCCCCTATATCAG AGCTGCATCTTCAGCCAGCTGCTCAACATGGGAGCTGCTATGG ccgCCTGGATCTGCATTATCCGTTACCACCAGCTCCGGGACTTGGGGGCCGGAAAGTGGTTTAACCTGCTGATCCTGTGGACCGGACTCCTGTGTGCCCTGGGCACCTCCGTGGTGGGCAATTTCCAG CAAAAGAACCAGCTGCCCACGCACCTGACAGGGGCCTTCTTCGCCTTCTTCGTGGGCAACCTGTACTTCTGGATGCAGCATTTACTCTTCTGGTGGATGAAGAGcctgccccagcctgggcctCCCTGGATCGGGCCACTCCGCCTGGGCCTCTGCAGCCTCTGCACCATCCTCATGGTGACCA TGGTCATCCTCCACTCCTGGCTGCTGCGCTCGGCCTCCGCCGCCTGCGAGTGGGCCGTGGCCATGCTGCTGTTCACGCTCTTTGGCCTGTTTGCTGTGGACTTCTCCGGCCTGGACGGCTGCACCCTGACTCTCCGGCCGGGCCCCAGCCTCAGCTCTCCACCcgcctcccccctctccctgcagaTCCCCCTGTGA
- the TMEM150B gene encoding modulator of macroautophagy TMEM150B isoform X3, translating into MVWAEETIAFGEASSDEMSTPRSPFPPTLSLPTGEFQQLSRGRERGRQVRARRPGQQGPTSSSIRTETTPSTESDPWAWILRSQRSLPGWTLALPQHHPAPRPSPAPFSTSPTAPRPRTRERQREQVQDRFLTGERERERKREVRGSLLALQSPACGATCPCCLLSWPSGLSLESGLLANRAVNLTEGFPYIRAASSASCSTWELLWLRDLGAGKWFNLLILWTGLLCALGTSVVGNFQQKNQLPTHLTGAFFAFFVGNLYFWMQHLLFWWMKSLPQPGPPWIGPLRLGLCSLCTILMVTMVILHSWLLRSASAACEWAVAMLLFTLFGLFAVDFSGLDGCTLTLRPGPSLSSPPASPLSLQIPL; encoded by the exons ATGGTCTGGGCAGAGGAAACAATTGCTTTCGGGGAAGCCTCATCGGATGAGATGTCAACACCAAGgtctcccttcccacccaccctgaGCCTGCCCACCGGGGAATTCCAGCAGCTgtccagaggaagggagaggggaaggcaaGTGAGGGCGAGGAGGCCGGGTCAGCAAGGCCCTACATCCAGCAGCATAAGGACGGAAACTActcccagcacagagtctgacccgTGGGCCTGGATTCTGAGGTCCCAGAGGAG CCTCCCGGGCTGGACTTTGGCTCTGCCACAGCACCACCCAGCTCCACGCCCGTCCCCTGCTCCCTTTTCAACCTCTCCCACAGCCCCCAGGCCCAGGACTCGGGAGCGCCAGAGGGAGCAGGTTCAGGACAG GTTCCTcactggagaaagagaaagagagagaaagagagaggttcGTGGCTCTCTACTTGCCCTGCAGAGCCCGGCATGTGGGGCTACCTGTCCCTGCTGCCTGCTTTCCTGGCCGTCTGGGCTATCACTGGAGTCTGGACTGT TGGCCAACAGGGCTGTGAACCTCACCGAGGGTTTCCCCTATATCAG AGCTGCATCTTCAGCCAGCTGCTCAACATGGGAGCTGCTATGG CTCCGGGACTTGGGGGCCGGAAAGTGGTTTAACCTGCTGATCCTGTGGACCGGACTCCTGTGTGCCCTGGGCACCTCCGTGGTGGGCAATTTCCAG CAAAAGAACCAGCTGCCCACGCACCTGACAGGGGCCTTCTTCGCCTTCTTCGTGGGCAACCTGTACTTCTGGATGCAGCATTTACTCTTCTGGTGGATGAAGAGcctgccccagcctgggcctCCCTGGATCGGGCCACTCCGCCTGGGCCTCTGCAGCCTCTGCACCATCCTCATGGTGACCA TGGTCATCCTCCACTCCTGGCTGCTGCGCTCGGCCTCCGCCGCCTGCGAGTGGGCCGTGGCCATGCTGCTGTTCACGCTCTTTGGCCTGTTTGCTGTGGACTTCTCCGGCCTGGACGGCTGCACCCTGACTCTCCGGCCGGGCCCCAGCCTCAGCTCTCCACCcgcctcccccctctccctgcagaTCCCCCTGTGA
- the TMEM150B gene encoding modulator of macroautophagy TMEM150B isoform X5, with product MVWAEETIAFGEASSDEMSTPRSPFPPTLSLPTGEFQQLSRGRERGRQVRARRPGQQGPTSSSIRTETTPSTESDPWAWILRSQRSPQAQDSGAPEGAGSGQGRFLTGERERERKREVRGSLLALQSPACGATCPCCLLSWPSGLSLESGLLANRAVNLTEGFPYISLCGSYPPQSCIFSQLLNMGAAMAAWICIIRYHQLRDLGAGKWFNLLILWTGLLCALGTSVVGNFQQKNQLPTHLTGAFFAFFVGNLYFWMQHLLFWWMKSLPQPGPPWIGPLRLGLCSLCTILMVTMVILHSWLLRSASAACEWAVAMLLFTLFGLFAVDFSGLDGCTLTLRPGPSLSSPPASPLSLQIPL from the exons ATGGTCTGGGCAGAGGAAACAATTGCTTTCGGGGAAGCCTCATCGGATGAGATGTCAACACCAAGgtctcccttcccacccaccctgaGCCTGCCCACCGGGGAATTCCAGCAGCTgtccagaggaagggagaggggaaggcaaGTGAGGGCGAGGAGGCCGGGTCAGCAAGGCCCTACATCCAGCAGCATAAGGACGGAAACTActcccagcacagagtctgacccgTGGGCCTGGATTCTGAGGTCCCAGAGGAG CCCCCAGGCCCAGGACTCGGGAGCGCCAGAGGGAGCAGGTTCAGGACAG GGCAGGTTCCTcactggagaaagagaaagagagagaaagagagaggttcGTGGCTCTCTACTTGCCCTGCAGAGCCCGGCATGTGGGGCTACCTGTCCCTGCTGCCTGCTTTCCTGGCCGTCTGGGCTATCACTGGAGTCTGGACTGT TGGCCAACAGGGCTGTGAACCTCACCGAGGGTTTCCCCTATATCAG CCTCTGTGGATCTTACCCCCCTCAGAGCTGCATCTTCAGCCAGCTGCTCAACATGGGAGCTGCTATGG ccgCCTGGATCTGCATTATCCGTTACCACCAGCTCCGGGACTTGGGGGCCGGAAAGTGGTTTAACCTGCTGATCCTGTGGACCGGACTCCTGTGTGCCCTGGGCACCTCCGTGGTGGGCAATTTCCAG CAAAAGAACCAGCTGCCCACGCACCTGACAGGGGCCTTCTTCGCCTTCTTCGTGGGCAACCTGTACTTCTGGATGCAGCATTTACTCTTCTGGTGGATGAAGAGcctgccccagcctgggcctCCCTGGATCGGGCCACTCCGCCTGGGCCTCTGCAGCCTCTGCACCATCCTCATGGTGACCA TGGTCATCCTCCACTCCTGGCTGCTGCGCTCGGCCTCCGCCGCCTGCGAGTGGGCCGTGGCCATGCTGCTGTTCACGCTCTTTGGCCTGTTTGCTGTGGACTTCTCCGGCCTGGACGGCTGCACCCTGACTCTCCGGCCGGGCCCCAGCCTCAGCTCTCCACCcgcctcccccctctccctgcagaTCCCCCTGTGA
- the TMEM150B gene encoding modulator of macroautophagy TMEM150B isoform X6, with product MVWAEETIAFGEASSDEMSTPRSPFPPTLSLPTGEFQQLSRGRERGRQVRARRPGQQGPTSSSIRTETTPSTESDPWAWILRSQRSPQAQDSGAPEGAGSGQVPHWRKRKREKERGSWLSTCPAEPGMWGYLSLLPAFLAVWAITGVWTVGQQGCEPHRGFPLYQSCIFSQLLNMGAAMAAWICIIRYHQLRDLGAGKWFNLLILWTGLLCALGTSVVGNFQQKNQLPTHLTGAFFAFFVGNLYFWMQHLLFWWMKSLPQPGPPWIGPLRLGLCSLCTILMVTMVILHSWLLRSASAACEWAVAMLLFTLFGLFAVDFSGLDGCTLTLRPGPSLSSPPASPLSLQIPL from the exons ATGGTCTGGGCAGAGGAAACAATTGCTTTCGGGGAAGCCTCATCGGATGAGATGTCAACACCAAGgtctcccttcccacccaccctgaGCCTGCCCACCGGGGAATTCCAGCAGCTgtccagaggaagggagaggggaaggcaaGTGAGGGCGAGGAGGCCGGGTCAGCAAGGCCCTACATCCAGCAGCATAAGGACGGAAACTActcccagcacagagtctgacccgTGGGCCTGGATTCTGAGGTCCCAGAGGAG CCCCCAGGCCCAGGACTCGGGAGCGCCAGAGGGAGCAGGTTCAGGACAG GTTCCTcactggagaaagagaaagagagagaaagagagaggttcGTGGCTCTCTACTTGCCCTGCAGAGCCCGGCATGTGGGGCTACCTGTCCCTGCTGCCTGCTTTCCTGGCCGTCTGGGCTATCACTGGAGTCTGGACTGT TGGCCAACAGGGCTGTGAACCTCACCGAGGGTTTCCCCTATATCAG AGCTGCATCTTCAGCCAGCTGCTCAACATGGGAGCTGCTATGG ccgCCTGGATCTGCATTATCCGTTACCACCAGCTCCGGGACTTGGGGGCCGGAAAGTGGTTTAACCTGCTGATCCTGTGGACCGGACTCCTGTGTGCCCTGGGCACCTCCGTGGTGGGCAATTTCCAG CAAAAGAACCAGCTGCCCACGCACCTGACAGGGGCCTTCTTCGCCTTCTTCGTGGGCAACCTGTACTTCTGGATGCAGCATTTACTCTTCTGGTGGATGAAGAGcctgccccagcctgggcctCCCTGGATCGGGCCACTCCGCCTGGGCCTCTGCAGCCTCTGCACCATCCTCATGGTGACCA TGGTCATCCTCCACTCCTGGCTGCTGCGCTCGGCCTCCGCCGCCTGCGAGTGGGCCGTGGCCATGCTGCTGTTCACGCTCTTTGGCCTGTTTGCTGTGGACTTCTCCGGCCTGGACGGCTGCACCCTGACTCTCCGGCCGGGCCCCAGCCTCAGCTCTCCACCcgcctcccccctctccctgcagaTCCCCCTGTGA
- the TMEM150B gene encoding modulator of macroautophagy TMEM150B isoform X4, translating to MVWAEETIAFGEASSDEMSTPRSPFPPTLSLPTGEFQQLSRGRERGRQVRARRPGQQGPTSSSIRTETTPSTESDPWAWILRSQRSPQAQDSGAPEGAGSGQVPHWRKRKREKERGSWLSTCPAEPGMWGYLSLLPAFLAVWAITGVWTVFALAVANRAVNLTEGFPYISLCGSYPPQSCIFSQLLNMGAAMAAWICIIRYHQLRDLGAGKWFNLLILWTGLLCALGTSVVGNFQQKNQLPTHLTGAFFAFFVGNLYFWMQHLLFWWMKSLPQPGPPWIGPLRLGLCSLCTILMVTMVILHSWLLRSASAACEWAVAMLLFTLFGLFAVDFSGLDGCTLTLRPGPSLSSPPASPLSLQIPL from the exons ATGGTCTGGGCAGAGGAAACAATTGCTTTCGGGGAAGCCTCATCGGATGAGATGTCAACACCAAGgtctcccttcccacccaccctgaGCCTGCCCACCGGGGAATTCCAGCAGCTgtccagaggaagggagaggggaaggcaaGTGAGGGCGAGGAGGCCGGGTCAGCAAGGCCCTACATCCAGCAGCATAAGGACGGAAACTActcccagcacagagtctgacccgTGGGCCTGGATTCTGAGGTCCCAGAGGAG CCCCCAGGCCCAGGACTCGGGAGCGCCAGAGGGAGCAGGTTCAGGACAG GTTCCTcactggagaaagagaaagagagagaaagagagaggttcGTGGCTCTCTACTTGCCCTGCAGAGCCCGGCATGTGGGGCTACCTGTCCCTGCTGCCTGCTTTCCTGGCCGTCTGGGCTATCACTGGAGTCTGGACTGT TTTTGCCCTTGCAGTGGCCAACAGGGCTGTGAACCTCACCGAGGGTTTCCCCTATATCAG CCTCTGTGGATCTTACCCCCCTCAGAGCTGCATCTTCAGCCAGCTGCTCAACATGGGAGCTGCTATGG ccgCCTGGATCTGCATTATCCGTTACCACCAGCTCCGGGACTTGGGGGCCGGAAAGTGGTTTAACCTGCTGATCCTGTGGACCGGACTCCTGTGTGCCCTGGGCACCTCCGTGGTGGGCAATTTCCAG CAAAAGAACCAGCTGCCCACGCACCTGACAGGGGCCTTCTTCGCCTTCTTCGTGGGCAACCTGTACTTCTGGATGCAGCATTTACTCTTCTGGTGGATGAAGAGcctgccccagcctgggcctCCCTGGATCGGGCCACTCCGCCTGGGCCTCTGCAGCCTCTGCACCATCCTCATGGTGACCA TGGTCATCCTCCACTCCTGGCTGCTGCGCTCGGCCTCCGCCGCCTGCGAGTGGGCCGTGGCCATGCTGCTGTTCACGCTCTTTGGCCTGTTTGCTGTGGACTTCTCCGGCCTGGACGGCTGCACCCTGACTCTCCGGCCGGGCCCCAGCCTCAGCTCTCCACCcgcctcccccctctccctgcagaTCCCCCTGTGA
- the TMEM150B gene encoding modulator of macroautophagy TMEM150B isoform X7, with amino-acid sequence MVWAEETIAFGEASSDEMSTPRSPFPPTLSLPTGEFQQLSRGRERGRQVRARRPGQQGPTSSSIRTETTPSTESDPWAWILRSQRSPQAQDSGAPEGAGSGQVPHWRKRKREKERGSWLSTCPAEPGMWGYLSLLPAFLAVWAITGVWTVFALAVANRAVNLTEGFPYIRAASSASCSTWELLWLRDLGAGKWFNLLILWTGLLCALGTSVVGNFQQKNQLPTHLTGAFFAFFVGNLYFWMQHLLFWWMKSLPQPGPPWIGPLRLGLCSLCTILMVTMVILHSWLLRSASAACEWAVAMLLFTLFGLFAVDFSGLDGCTLTLRPGPSLSSPPASPLSLQIPL; translated from the exons ATGGTCTGGGCAGAGGAAACAATTGCTTTCGGGGAAGCCTCATCGGATGAGATGTCAACACCAAGgtctcccttcccacccaccctgaGCCTGCCCACCGGGGAATTCCAGCAGCTgtccagaggaagggagaggggaaggcaaGTGAGGGCGAGGAGGCCGGGTCAGCAAGGCCCTACATCCAGCAGCATAAGGACGGAAACTActcccagcacagagtctgacccgTGGGCCTGGATTCTGAGGTCCCAGAGGAG CCCCCAGGCCCAGGACTCGGGAGCGCCAGAGGGAGCAGGTTCAGGACAG GTTCCTcactggagaaagagaaagagagagaaagagagaggttcGTGGCTCTCTACTTGCCCTGCAGAGCCCGGCATGTGGGGCTACCTGTCCCTGCTGCCTGCTTTCCTGGCCGTCTGGGCTATCACTGGAGTCTGGACTGT TTTTGCCCTTGCAGTGGCCAACAGGGCTGTGAACCTCACCGAGGGTTTCCCCTATATCAG AGCTGCATCTTCAGCCAGCTGCTCAACATGGGAGCTGCTATGG CTCCGGGACTTGGGGGCCGGAAAGTGGTTTAACCTGCTGATCCTGTGGACCGGACTCCTGTGTGCCCTGGGCACCTCCGTGGTGGGCAATTTCCAG CAAAAGAACCAGCTGCCCACGCACCTGACAGGGGCCTTCTTCGCCTTCTTCGTGGGCAACCTGTACTTCTGGATGCAGCATTTACTCTTCTGGTGGATGAAGAGcctgccccagcctgggcctCCCTGGATCGGGCCACTCCGCCTGGGCCTCTGCAGCCTCTGCACCATCCTCATGGTGACCA TGGTCATCCTCCACTCCTGGCTGCTGCGCTCGGCCTCCGCCGCCTGCGAGTGGGCCGTGGCCATGCTGCTGTTCACGCTCTTTGGCCTGTTTGCTGTGGACTTCTCCGGCCTGGACGGCTGCACCCTGACTCTCCGGCCGGGCCCCAGCCTCAGCTCTCCACCcgcctcccccctctccctgcagaTCCCCCTGTGA
- the TMEM150B gene encoding modulator of macroautophagy TMEM150B isoform X8 — protein MWGYLSLLPAFLAVWAITGVWTVFALAVANRAVNLTEGFPYISLCGSYPPQSCIFSQLLNMGAAMAAWICIIRYHQLRDLGAGKWFNLLILWTGLLCALGTSVVGNFQQKNQLPTHLTGAFFAFFVGNLYFWMQHLLFWWMKSLPQPGPPWIGPLRLGLCSLCTILMVTMVILHSWLLRSASAACEWAVAMLLFTLFGLFAVDFSGLDGCTLTLRPGPSLSSPPASPLSLQIPL, from the exons ATGTGGGGCTACCTGTCCCTGCTGCCTGCTTTCCTGGCCGTCTGGGCTATCACTGGAGTCTGGACTGT TTTTGCCCTTGCAGTGGCCAACAGGGCTGTGAACCTCACCGAGGGTTTCCCCTATATCAG CCTCTGTGGATCTTACCCCCCTCAGAGCTGCATCTTCAGCCAGCTGCTCAACATGGGAGCTGCTATGG ccgCCTGGATCTGCATTATCCGTTACCACCAGCTCCGGGACTTGGGGGCCGGAAAGTGGTTTAACCTGCTGATCCTGTGGACCGGACTCCTGTGTGCCCTGGGCACCTCCGTGGTGGGCAATTTCCAG CAAAAGAACCAGCTGCCCACGCACCTGACAGGGGCCTTCTTCGCCTTCTTCGTGGGCAACCTGTACTTCTGGATGCAGCATTTACTCTTCTGGTGGATGAAGAGcctgccccagcctgggcctCCCTGGATCGGGCCACTCCGCCTGGGCCTCTGCAGCCTCTGCACCATCCTCATGGTGACCA TGGTCATCCTCCACTCCTGGCTGCTGCGCTCGGCCTCCGCCGCCTGCGAGTGGGCCGTGGCCATGCTGCTGTTCACGCTCTTTGGCCTGTTTGCTGTGGACTTCTCCGGCCTGGACGGCTGCACCCTGACTCTCCGGCCGGGCCCCAGCCTCAGCTCTCCACCcgcctcccccctctccctgcagaTCCCCCTGTGA